A single window of Selenomonas sputigena DNA harbors:
- a CDS encoding filamentous hemagglutinin N-terminal domain-containing protein, with protein sequence MKWKNSFKKGSLAAFVTLALTGSALAMPTGGTVENGSVNVDAANFGANDAIANVANGATITPQTNSIINWEAFNIAQGEALHFNTTNAALLNRVTGAQMSELLGQMTQVGGNFLYLVNPNGIHIGGTASFDVSNLTLSTLNVASEDFLSYVTAAKPYLPSQQDAAKGAKTITVDQGAHFNAAGPLMLQASKVTVADGVTFVATPSPMPHAFYITAAKSNSGSDNTTKTEAGNDVVFRGEAKNFDIISMLGSNITLDGAKLAGKNINMNAVGTFTMNPIVSEDSYTMTAAPTNTLTVKNTQIAGDEVELLGGKVDVADDVKFGFDAGSNEAHLMVAAVKSYSKNNKDNKETMEVSTVQGNDVAFHGMVTSDADRDAEVNIGGATVNMDGAKFRMPKGNLSVVAIASSEDSYAEDAGVEKETALTKATAANVVQADGLDVEGNLHGTQIYGGKVELKNTTIKTPGKIEIEAYTSRDWKHEERTTAHANELKSEKTLYAGKDNAVRLENTRLLNENSDPSWFSRLWIRGGKIEMNNSELASESEVNALAFHSLHERREKPMAESYVHTKEFQMQANAENTVDISSTKIHANRASWDTHEKPDVYADVAGGKVSLTNVEIKAPRDISVSALREMNSEETADGDKGEIKSDTSNVLDMRGATIEAGGVAEIWGGKTQMKASSVQAGKIDIAAANETRTAYPFREIYPTAETSNTLYLEDVKLKSQANAMDYSDYAGDADLQGGQVALKKTEIDAARASIHSGQMKQGDDGKFYLTKGTTLHMDSTKIETPSYMSRSGAVNLVNGSEIKAKEAFFVAAESYDDSTGKATVTKDTNLSLWRSKVEADDLDLMTGGLNAWKTSEVKSQKPMNEYAADLVRKDGSSFTMQRDEGSHIIEGGVEIAAPRVSVVTSPKEPSSPLFPLTPDNAQLSEQDKENIAAGKSEAQDIIASAADTEAQGKALAEAVGKINNVPNASSRQKAGVVTGMIQAINEMNTLTTEEKHALQVAVLDAYGAVQEAKTEGSNRTQQANGDAMRLTTMESAAANMPTAEEPQDAVHFAG encoded by the coding sequence ATGAAATGGAAAAACAGCTTCAAAAAAGGCTCTCTCGCCGCATTTGTCACGCTCGCCCTCACAGGCTCGGCTCTGGCGATGCCGACGGGAGGCACGGTCGAGAACGGCTCTGTCAATGTTGATGCCGCGAACTTCGGCGCCAACGATGCGATCGCCAACGTGGCGAACGGCGCGACCATCACGCCGCAGACGAACAGCATCATCAACTGGGAAGCATTCAATATCGCGCAGGGAGAAGCCTTGCACTTCAATACGACGAACGCTGCGCTCTTGAACCGCGTGACGGGCGCACAGATGTCGGAATTGCTTGGACAGATGACGCAGGTCGGCGGCAATTTCCTCTATCTTGTCAACCCGAACGGCATCCATATCGGCGGCACGGCGAGCTTCGATGTGAGCAATCTGACGCTCTCGACGCTCAATGTAGCGAGCGAGGATTTCCTCAGCTATGTGACAGCTGCGAAGCCGTATCTTCCTTCGCAGCAGGATGCAGCGAAAGGTGCGAAAACGATCACTGTTGATCAAGGTGCGCACTTCAATGCGGCGGGACCTTTGATGCTTCAGGCGTCGAAAGTCACGGTGGCGGACGGCGTGACTTTCGTGGCGACGCCTAGTCCTATGCCGCATGCTTTCTATATCACAGCGGCAAAGTCGAATTCCGGTTCGGACAATACGACCAAAACGGAAGCGGGAAATGATGTCGTATTCCGCGGCGAGGCCAAGAATTTTGATATCATTTCGATGCTCGGATCGAACATCACCTTAGACGGTGCGAAATTGGCAGGAAAGAATATCAACATGAATGCCGTTGGCACGTTTACGATGAATCCTATCGTTTCGGAAGACAGCTATACGATGACGGCAGCACCGACGAACACGCTGACGGTCAAGAACACGCAGATTGCAGGCGATGAAGTCGAGCTGCTCGGCGGCAAGGTGGATGTGGCCGATGATGTGAAGTTTGGCTTCGATGCAGGCTCGAATGAAGCACATCTGATGGTTGCAGCTGTAAAGAGCTATTCGAAAAACAATAAGGATAATAAGGAGACAATGGAAGTTTCTACGGTGCAGGGCAACGATGTAGCATTCCACGGTATGGTGACCTCCGATGCAGATCGTGATGCAGAAGTGAACATCGGCGGTGCAACGGTCAATATGGACGGTGCGAAATTCCGTATGCCGAAGGGGAATCTTTCCGTCGTTGCCATTGCAAGCTCGGAAGATTCTTATGCGGAAGATGCCGGCGTAGAAAAGGAAACCGCCTTGACGAAGGCGACGGCCGCGAATGTCGTGCAGGCAGACGGCTTGGACGTTGAAGGCAATCTGCACGGCACCCAGATTTATGGCGGCAAGGTGGAGCTTAAGAATACGACGATTAAAACGCCAGGCAAGATCGAAATCGAAGCCTATACTTCCCGCGATTGGAAGCACGAAGAAAGAACCACAGCACACGCGAATGAATTAAAATCTGAAAAGACGCTGTATGCGGGAAAAGATAATGCTGTTCGTTTGGAAAATACCAGACTGCTGAATGAAAACTCAGATCCTTCTTGGTTTAGCCGCCTGTGGATTCGCGGTGGCAAAATTGAAATGAATAACTCTGAACTTGCTTCGGAATCCGAGGTAAATGCGTTGGCGTTCCATTCGCTTCATGAAAGGCGCGAGAAGCCGATGGCAGAGAGTTATGTTCATACGAAAGAGTTTCAAATGCAGGCGAATGCCGAGAATACCGTCGATATCAGCAGTACAAAAATTCATGCCAATCGTGCTTCATGGGATACTCATGAAAAGCCGGACGTCTACGCTGATGTCGCAGGCGGCAAGGTTTCCTTGACGAACGTCGAAATCAAGGCGCCGAGAGATATTTCTGTCTCTGCACTGAGAGAAATGAATTCAGAGGAAACGGCCGATGGAGATAAGGGAGAAATCAAGAGTGATACGAGCAATGTCTTGGATATGCGCGGCGCGACGATTGAAGCTGGAGGCGTGGCAGAAATCTGGGGTGGCAAGACGCAGATGAAAGCTTCCTCGGTGCAGGCGGGCAAGATCGATATAGCGGCGGCAAACGAGACGCGTACAGCCTATCCGTTCAGAGAGATATATCCGACGGCTGAGACAAGCAATACGCTTTATCTTGAGGACGTAAAGCTCAAGAGTCAAGCGAATGCGATGGACTACTCTGATTACGCTGGTGATGCTGATCTTCAAGGTGGACAGGTCGCCTTGAAGAAGACGGAGATCGACGCTGCGCGTGCGAGCATCCATTCGGGGCAGATGAAACAGGGGGATGACGGCAAGTTCTACCTGACGAAGGGTACGACGCTTCACATGGACAGCACGAAGATCGAAACGCCTTCCTATATGAGCAGGAGCGGTGCAGTGAACCTCGTCAACGGCAGCGAGATCAAGGCGAAGGAGGCCTTCTTTGTCGCCGCCGAGAGTTACGACGACAGCACGGGCAAGGCGACGGTCACGAAGGACACGAACTTGTCGCTGTGGCGCTCGAAGGTGGAAGCCGACGATCTCGACCTTATGACGGGAGGACTGAACGCTTGGAAGACGAGCGAGGTCAAGTCGCAGAAGCCCATGAACGAATATGCAGCCGATCTCGTCCGCAAGGACGGTTCTTCCTTCACGATGCAGCGTGACGAGGGTTCGCATATCATCGAGGGGGGTGTAGAGATTGCAGCGCCGCGCGTGAGTGTTGTGACATCGCCCAAGGAGCCTTCCTCGCCCCTGTTCCCGCTGACGCCGGACAACGCGCAGCTTTCCGAGCAGGACAAGGAGAATATCGCGGCGGGCAAGTCCGAGGCGCAGGATATCATCGCCTCGGCGGCGGATACAGAGGCACAGGGCAAGGCACTCGCTGAAGCCGTCGGGAAGATCAACAATGTTCCGAACGCATCGAGCCGCCAGAAAGCGGGCGTCGTCACGGGCATGATCCAGGCGATCAACGAGATGAACACGCTGACGACAGAGGAGAAGCACGCGCTTCAGGTCGCCGTCCTCGACGCCTACGGCGCTGTGCAGGAAGCGAAGACGGAAGGAAGCAACCGCACGCAGCAGGCGAACGGCGACGCCATGCGTCTGACGACGATGGAAAGCGCCGCCGCCAATATGCCGACGGCAGAAGAGCCGCAGGATGCAGTGCATTTCGCAGGGTAA
- the dapB gene encoding 4-hydroxy-tetrahydrodipicolinate reductase, whose product MVNVLVSGACGRMGQAVVKAVFADAELSLVAAVDVHGGGDAGEIAGCGKCGVTVATDLAQALLEAKPDVMVDFTRPDVVFSNAMLAVQHGVSPVIGTTGMTADEKAQLEALSLEKKTPVFLAPNFAVGAVLMMLMSQQAAKYMPHVEIIELHHDNKLDAPSGTALQTAELIKEARASVRQGHPDEKEKLPGARGAEVDGMRIHSVRLPGFVAHQEVIFGGLGQTLTIRHDSINRESFMPGVVLACKKVRDLAGLVVGLEKLLD is encoded by the coding sequence TTGGTAAATGTGTTGGTCAGCGGAGCTTGCGGCCGCATGGGACAGGCTGTCGTCAAGGCAGTGTTCGCGGATGCGGAGCTTTCCCTCGTTGCTGCTGTCGACGTGCATGGCGGCGGGGATGCGGGAGAGATCGCAGGCTGCGGTAAATGTGGCGTGACGGTGGCGACGGATCTCGCGCAGGCGCTCTTAGAGGCAAAGCCGGACGTCATGGTGGATTTCACGCGACCGGACGTCGTGTTTTCCAACGCGATGCTCGCCGTGCAGCATGGGGTCTCGCCCGTCATCGGCACGACGGGCATGACGGCGGACGAAAAGGCGCAGCTCGAAGCGCTGTCGTTGGAGAAGAAGACGCCGGTCTTTCTTGCACCGAACTTCGCCGTCGGCGCAGTCCTCATGATGCTCATGAGCCAGCAGGCGGCGAAGTATATGCCGCACGTCGAGATCATCGAGCTGCACCATGACAACAAGCTTGATGCGCCGTCGGGCACGGCCTTGCAGACGGCGGAACTGATCAAGGAGGCGCGTGCGTCCGTGCGGCAGGGGCATCCCGATGAGAAGGAGAAGCTTCCGGGCGCACGCGGCGCTGAGGTCGACGGCATGAGGATTCACAGCGTGCGTCTGCCCGGCTTCGTTGCGCATCAGGAGGTCATCTTCGGCGGACTCGGTCAGACACTGACGATCCGCCATGACTCCATCAACCGCGAGTCGTTCATGCCGGGCGTTGTGCTCGCTTGCAAGAAGGTCAGGGATCTTGCGGGTCTCGTCGTCGGCTTGGAGAAGCTGCTCGATTGA
- a CDS encoding ShlB/FhaC/HecB family hemolysin secretion/activation protein gives MSDKKLAALLVAGGLCVLTGTAGAAPMDLRTSAEKELAASTAAARDGAEKRDAGVSTGKMVVSVSRITVNGTKRMTEDDVKALLPELKKERVNIRKLSMQIQAVNDTGALVLATEFRPAGAGAYDVTINVEEKKSDHFRVSVSNTGTEYTGQWRTGLSYVNTNLSHAADTFGVSFVTSPSKMSDVKVGAISYRRLLPSQQGAVLLNAGYGDVHLDGFRSVSGLYDLNMGGKSTNVDLHYQQNIAYTSREKDIFDFGLSYKRNKADYNLRFGGMPVGYDTEYSVLLASANFIHSERQPNSVFRYNIGIAHNLMGDSKDYESVMPGSDTHFTLFRAGANYQVRSTSDWIGVLRLQAQYTNNHVVAIEQIGAGGQMSVRGFDERAIGADKGIVGSLEIYSPEIAKNTRLIAFTDFASLANNTDRHTGTAFSSDRIASAGLGIRYNDVKSGFSLSLDYAKILRDADYDLASAKQNSRRWNLMASMDF, from the coding sequence ATGTCAGACAAGAAGCTCGCGGCGCTCCTCGTCGCGGGCGGGCTGTGCGTGCTCACGGGAACGGCGGGCGCAGCGCCGATGGATTTACGCACGAGCGCGGAGAAGGAGCTTGCCGCATCGACGGCAGCTGCGCGTGACGGCGCGGAGAAGCGTGATGCGGGCGTCTCGACGGGAAAGATGGTCGTCTCGGTCAGCCGCATCACCGTCAACGGCACGAAGCGTATGACGGAAGATGATGTCAAGGCGCTTTTGCCCGAGCTCAAGAAGGAGCGCGTCAACATCCGCAAACTCTCGATGCAGATCCAGGCGGTGAATGACACGGGGGCGCTCGTGCTCGCCACGGAGTTCCGCCCGGCAGGTGCGGGAGCCTATGATGTCACGATCAACGTCGAGGAGAAAAAGAGCGATCACTTCCGCGTCAGTGTCAGCAACACGGGAACGGAGTATACCGGACAATGGCGCACAGGACTCAGCTATGTGAATACGAACCTCTCCCATGCCGCAGACACCTTCGGCGTGTCCTTCGTGACCTCGCCGAGCAAGATGTCTGATGTCAAGGTCGGTGCGATCTCCTATCGCCGCCTTCTGCCCTCTCAGCAGGGAGCCGTCCTTCTCAACGCAGGCTACGGTGATGTCCATCTAGACGGCTTCAGGAGCGTCAGCGGCCTCTATGACCTCAACATGGGCGGCAAGAGTACGAATGTTGACCTGCACTACCAGCAGAATATCGCCTACACCTCGCGTGAAAAAGACATCTTCGACTTTGGCCTGTCCTACAAGAGGAACAAGGCCGACTACAATCTTCGCTTCGGAGGTATGCCCGTCGGCTACGACACCGAATACAGCGTACTTCTCGCATCGGCGAACTTCATCCACAGCGAGCGGCAGCCGAACAGCGTCTTCCGCTACAACATCGGCATTGCCCACAACCTCATGGGCGACAGCAAGGACTACGAAAGTGTCATGCCCGGCAGTGACACGCATTTCACGCTTTTCAGGGCGGGCGCGAACTACCAGGTGCGCTCGACAAGCGACTGGATCGGTGTGCTTCGTCTGCAGGCGCAGTACACGAACAACCACGTCGTCGCCATTGAGCAGATCGGCGCGGGCGGACAGATGAGCGTGCGCGGCTTCGACGAGCGGGCTATCGGCGCGGACAAGGGCATCGTCGGCAGCCTTGAGATCTACAGTCCCGAGATCGCCAAGAATACGCGTCTCATCGCCTTCACGGACTTCGCGAGCCTTGCGAACAACACCGATCGTCATACTGGCACGGCTTTTTCCAGCGATCGCATCGCCTCGGCAGGTCTCGGCATACGTTATAACGATGTGAAGAGCGGCTTCTCGCTCTCCTTGGACTACGCGAAGATTCTGCGCGACGCGGACTATGACCTCGCATCGGCGAAGCAGAACAGTCGCCGTTGGAATCTGATGGCAAGCATGGACTTCTAA